The Holophagales bacterium genome includes a region encoding these proteins:
- a CDS encoding insulinase family protein yields MTREQGSEFFATYYAPDNLTAILVGDLDPEKTHALMEKYFGGSPANPKGSRRS; encoded by the coding sequence GTGACACGCGAGCAGGGCAGCGAGTTCTTCGCCACCTACTACGCCCCGGACAACCTCACGGCGATTCTCGTCGGCGACCTCGACCCCGAGAAGACGCACGCCCTCATGGAGAAGTACTTCGGCGGATCCCCCGCGAACCCGAAGGGGTCCCGCCGGTCGTGA
- a CDS encoding insulinase family protein, producing the protein MNRFVNCGALLLAVSASCALGQAIPDRPEKLSYPPIAFQVPKAKDAKVVLKNRVPAYLVSDPTGVPLVRITVWWRGGAYMEPAGKEGLASLFGSQLAVGGTQKKDAAAVEDRLEALAATLSSTCGPTSGSLYLQVQEKDLAEGVDLLMQALTQPAFAQDRLDLAKKSARQGLERRNDAVTSIAQIQMPYLLFGEKFFATEKTTAASLDAITREDLLAFHAGLLHPANLAVAVSGKFEKKAMVDLLNRTVGAIAAGKTARPSPKVPEPDFVRAPGLYVCDKDAPQAMLQWAFPGMRRSDPDWYPAMVMNHVLGGGGFTARLMKKIRSDEGLTYGVRTTLGEGPHWRGDLTGGLQTKNTTVAYALRLALAEMQRLKDEALTEAELASVKDGLVESFPAQWASRQAIANRFAEEQLNGWPEDWWVDYREKVRAVTAEDVRKLAKRLLEPEKMVVLAVGKAAEVESGDPDHPGALKDAVRLPLSRVPLRDPLTLKPLP; encoded by the coding sequence ATGAACCGCTTCGTGAACTGCGGCGCACTCCTGCTCGCCGTCTCGGCGTCCTGCGCCCTCGGGCAGGCGATCCCGGACCGCCCCGAGAAGCTCTCTTACCCCCCTATCGCCTTCCAGGTCCCGAAGGCGAAGGACGCGAAGGTCGTCCTGAAGAACAGAGTCCCGGCCTACCTCGTCTCCGATCCGACGGGCGTCCCGCTCGTCCGCATCACCGTCTGGTGGCGGGGCGGCGCCTACATGGAGCCGGCCGGCAAGGAAGGCCTCGCGAGCCTCTTCGGCTCGCAGCTCGCCGTCGGCGGGACGCAGAAGAAGGATGCCGCCGCGGTCGAGGACCGCCTCGAGGCGCTCGCGGCGACGCTCTCGTCGACCTGCGGCCCGACGAGCGGCAGCCTCTACCTCCAGGTGCAGGAGAAGGACCTCGCCGAGGGCGTCGACCTCCTCATGCAGGCGCTCACGCAGCCCGCGTTTGCACAGGATCGGCTCGACCTCGCGAAGAAGAGTGCCCGCCAGGGCCTCGAGCGGCGCAACGACGCCGTCACCTCGATCGCCCAGATCCAGATGCCGTATCTCCTCTTCGGCGAGAAGTTCTTCGCCACGGAGAAGACGACCGCCGCGAGCCTCGACGCGATCACGCGCGAGGATCTCCTCGCGTTCCACGCCGGGCTCCTCCACCCGGCGAACCTCGCCGTCGCCGTCTCGGGGAAGTTCGAAAAGAAGGCGATGGTCGACCTCCTCAACCGGACGGTCGGCGCGATCGCGGCGGGAAAGACCGCGCGCCCGAGCCCGAAGGTGCCCGAGCCCGACTTCGTGCGGGCGCCGGGACTCTACGTCTGCGACAAGGACGCCCCGCAGGCGATGCTCCAGTGGGCCTTCCCCGGGATGCGCCGCTCCGACCCCGACTGGTACCCGGCGATGGTGATGAACCACGTCCTCGGCGGTGGCGGCTTCACGGCGCGCCTCATGAAGAAGATCCGCTCCGACGAGGGCCTCACGTACGGCGTGAGGACGACGCTCGGCGAGGGGCCCCACTGGCGCGGCGACCTGACCGGCGGCCTCCAGACGAAGAACACCACGGTGGCCTACGCCCTGCGCCTCGCGCTCGCCGAGATGCAGAGGCTGAAGGACGAGGCGCTGACCGAGGCCGAGCTGGCGTCGGTCAAGGACGGCCTCGTCGAGTCGTTCCCGGCCCAGTGGGCGAGCCGCCAGGCGATCGCGAACCGCTTTGCCGAGGAGCAGCTGAACGGCTGGCCCGAAGACTGGTGGGTCGACTACCGCGAGAAGGTGAGGGCGGTGACGGCCGAAGACGTCCGAAAGCTGGCGAAGAGGCTCCTCGAGCCGGAGAAGATGGTCGTCCTCGCGGTCGGCAAGGC